From one Rhineura floridana isolate rRhiFlo1 chromosome 4, rRhiFlo1.hap2, whole genome shotgun sequence genomic stretch:
- the LOC133382996 gene encoding uncharacterized protein LOC133382996 produces the protein MQLSQEIKDIGVPVREVTLEGVPVREETPEIGTNVEQEKDLESMDFRNKIYCLETQEIKDIGVLVREETLETGTGVPVREETLETGTGVPVREEIPEIGTNVEQEQDLESMDFRNKIYCLELNVISEEINEDSRDKVINGMDNLLDWNDVMEPNIEKIYGINCSHVTMEKLSRDDPVYFEKKNRDMILQQYFSNLFRMDGKKIFGIEVIPIRLLLYDYGFDSKIIMEY, from the coding sequence ATGCAGCTTTcccaggagattaaagatataggggtccctgtgagagaggtgaccctggaaggggtccctgtgagagaggagaccccggagattggaacaaacgtggaacaggaaaaagatttggagtctatggactttagaaacaaaatctattgtttggagacacaggagattaaagacataggggtccttgtgagagaggagaccctggagactggaacaggggtccctgtgagagaggagaccctggagactggaacaggggtccctgtgagagaggagatcccggagattggaacaaacgtggaacaggaacaagatttggagtctatggactttagaaataaaatctattgtttggaactcaatgttatctctgaagaaattaatgaagattctagagataaagttatcaatggcatggataatcttctggactggaatgatgtgatggaacccaatatagagaaaatctatggaattaactgcagccatgtgacaatggaaaaactttcaagagatgacccagtgtattttgaaaaaaagaacagagatatgattttacagcagtatttcagcaacctattcagaatggatggcaagaaaatatttgggatagaggtaattcccatcagactcttactatatgactatggctttgacagcaagattattatggaatactga